One Metopolophium dirhodum isolate CAU unplaced genomic scaffold, ASM1992520v1 scaffold1, whole genome shotgun sequence DNA segment encodes these proteins:
- the LOC132953179 gene encoding uncharacterized protein LOC132953179: protein MELVCSEKRLKKLINLTTFKHCTTYDETLNAVSLENKIIMFNKPIYIGFAVLEISKTVMYDYHYNVMQAHYRDKIELMYTDTDSLVYYIQTDDFYKELENNSNLLDRMDTSDLPQDHPCYIAERQKIPGLFSDETNSEVMTHFCGLRAKSYSYKINGKEKIRAKGIRGHVVRNHMNFNDHYRCLFGDTTLDVITENVSIRSFKHRLQTIKSTKLTYNSFDDKRVILEDQIHTLAHGHYSIE, encoded by the exons ATGGAGCTTGTTTGTAGTGAAAAACGTttgaaaaaacttataaatcttACTACATTCAAACACTGTACTACGTATGACGAAACCCTCAACGCTGTCtcattagaaaacaaaattatcatgtttaacaagccaatatatatag GTTTTGCAGTGTTGGAAATTTCTAAGACCGTCATGtatgattatcattataacGTTATGCAGGCTCATTATAGGGATAAAATTGAGCTCATGTATACTGATACAg attcacTGGTATACTATATTCAAACCGATGATTTTTACAAAGAACTGGAGAATAATTCCAATTTACTCGATCGAATGGATACATCAGACTTACCACAAGATCATCCATGTTACATTGCTGAGCGACAGAAAATCCCTGGTTTGTTTTCCGATGAAACAAATTCAGAGGTTATGACGCATTTTTGTGGGCTCAGAGCAAAGTCTTATTCATATAAGATCAATGGCAAGGAGAAGATCAGGGCGAAAGGAATCCGCGGGCATGTAGTCAGAAACCATATGAATTTCAACGATCATTATCGCTGTCTGTTTGGTGATACAACTTTGGATGTGATTACGGAGAATGTCTCTATCCGGTCGTTCAAACATCGATTGCAGACCATTAAATCAAccaaattaacttataatagtttCGATGACAAGAGGGTTATACTTGAGGATCAAATACATACCTTGGCTCACGGTCACTACTCTATAGAGTGA